Proteins encoded by one window of Patescibacteria group bacterium:
- a CDS encoding glycosyltransferase family 1 protein, whose protein sequence is MKIGFDASQITAPQKAGTGNYSYCLAQALAACDSDNSYIFFFRKNPSDQVKETIFARNSDFSYKVLETSFLWTHGALAKETFLGELDLLFMSYPTLPLIRDPSLKTVVTFHDLGFDFLPEYQKFLKKYFLRLFPRIAAKQATRIIAVSSSTKEALVEKYNVSPAKVSVIYEGVDVPRFQKTYSSVEKKATFSKYNVKKPFILFVGTIQPRKNLERLIAAFSRLKQRSDEKLANLSLVLAGKRGWLADEVYLAPQKYKVGSWVNFLGRVPDEDLPLLYQEAECVAFPSLLEGFGLPVLEAMAAGTSVVTSRVSSLPEVGGDAAFYVDPQDVESIASGLYKVLTDVDLREKLIEKGLQRVGDFSWESSAKKLLNVFEKVDKK, encoded by the coding sequence ATGAAAATTGGATTTGATGCTAGCCAGATCACAGCACCCCAAAAAGCTGGCACTGGTAACTACTCTTATTGCTTGGCTCAAGCCCTTGCTGCGTGTGATTCAGACAACAGTTACATTTTTTTCTTTCGTAAGAATCCTTCGGACCAGGTCAAAGAAACAATTTTTGCTAGGAATTCCGATTTTTCTTATAAAGTTTTGGAGACTTCTTTTTTGTGGACGCATGGTGCTTTAGCTAAAGAAACTTTTTTAGGTGAATTAGACTTGCTGTTTATGTCTTATCCCACTTTGCCTCTAATAAGGGATCCTTCCCTTAAAACAGTAGTTACTTTTCACGATCTGGGTTTTGATTTTCTTCCTGAATACCAAAAATTTCTAAAAAAATATTTTTTGAGGCTGTTTCCGCGCATTGCAGCTAAGCAAGCTACTCGTATAATTGCTGTTTCTAGTTCTACTAAAGAAGCTTTGGTAGAAAAGTACAATGTTTCTCCCGCGAAGGTGAGTGTGATTTATGAAGGCGTTGATGTTCCCCGGTTCCAAAAAACATACTCCAGTGTCGAGAAAAAAGCTACTTTTTCTAAATATAATGTTAAAAAACCTTTTATCCTTTTTGTGGGTACCATCCAACCCCGCAAAAATTTGGAAAGGCTAATTGCAGCTTTTTCAAGGTTAAAGCAGCGTTCTGATGAGAAGTTGGCAAATTTAAGCCTAGTGTTGGCAGGGAAGCGGGGGTGGCTCGCAGACGAGGTATATTTAGCTCCTCAGAAATACAAGGTTGGTAGTTGGGTTAACTTTTTGGGGCGCGTACCAGATGAAGATTTACCTCTCCTGTATCAGGAGGCAGAGTGTGTAGCGTTTCCTAGCCTTTTGGAAGGGTTTGGGTTACCTGTTTTGGAAGCTATGGCTGCGGGAACCTCTGTAGTCACATCTCGCGTTTCCAGCCTGCCGGAGGTAGGGGGAGATGCTGCTTTTTATGTTGATCCACAGGATGTTGAAAGTATTGCTTCTGGTTTGTATAAGGTGTTAACTGATGTGGATTTGAGAGAAAAATTAATTGAAAAAGGGCTGCAGCGAGTAGGTGACTTTAGTTGGGAGAGTTCTGCGAAGAAATTGCTTAATGTTTTTGAGAAAGTAGATAAGAAATAA